In Actinoplanes derwentensis, the following proteins share a genomic window:
- a CDS encoding sugar transferase yields the protein MREDVGGVTTSLHRPTTDSSRSGPVRYDSFEWQEQPPPSNGVPRNAWGRQSRRKSRWHRPYTLVLVVFDLISVLGASYIASSLEKSRAGLNRSWGFLEGPDLFFFFAYIALPLGWLILLWTSGTYDRRYLGLGSEEYKRVIRTSVTVVAAVSLLAFATKTDLSRGTVATVSLCAVILILLGRVFARQVLHLARRHTGHGAHRMVLVGTLPEALEVYTAVTRSPAAGLIPVAIHLTDGFAAARGIETPVPVYAGRDVLSLVREVGADTIAVCGSASAEPGELRRLAWQLEGTGVDLVVAPQLTDIAGPRVHIRPIEGLPLLHVEEPTLSGPGWLIKNLMDRAAAAFGLLLISPILAVIALGIRLSDPGPVFFRQTRVGHDGRTFKVWKFRTMYQDAEERKATLEELNESDGMLFKMKHDPRIFAFGQKLRATSLDELPQLINVLKGEMSLVGPRPLPADDGDYLGDVRRRLLVRPGITGLWQVSGRSDLSWDEAVRLDLYYVDNWSLTYDLSILWRTIFVVLKRKGAY from the coding sequence ATGCGGGAGGACGTAGGCGGAGTGACTACTAGCCTGCATCGCCCAACTACCGACAGCAGCCGGAGCGGACCCGTGCGGTACGACAGCTTCGAGTGGCAGGAACAACCGCCACCGAGCAACGGGGTGCCCCGAAACGCCTGGGGCAGGCAGAGCCGTCGGAAATCGCGCTGGCATCGGCCGTACACGCTGGTGCTCGTGGTGTTCGACCTGATCTCGGTGCTCGGCGCCAGCTACATCGCCAGTTCGCTGGAGAAGTCGCGCGCCGGCCTCAACCGGTCCTGGGGTTTCCTCGAAGGCCCGGACCTGTTCTTCTTCTTCGCCTACATCGCACTGCCGCTCGGCTGGCTGATCCTGCTCTGGACCAGCGGCACCTACGACCGGCGCTATCTCGGTCTGGGCAGCGAGGAGTACAAACGGGTCATCCGGACCTCGGTCACGGTCGTCGCCGCCGTCTCCCTGCTCGCGTTCGCCACCAAGACCGACCTGTCCCGTGGCACGGTCGCGACGGTGTCGTTGTGTGCGGTGATCCTCATCCTGCTCGGCCGGGTCTTCGCCCGTCAGGTGCTGCACCTGGCCCGGCGGCACACCGGCCACGGCGCGCACCGGATGGTCCTGGTCGGCACGCTGCCGGAGGCCCTCGAGGTCTACACCGCGGTCACCCGCAGCCCGGCCGCCGGTCTCATCCCGGTCGCCATCCACCTCACCGACGGTTTCGCGGCCGCCCGGGGGATCGAGACGCCGGTTCCGGTCTACGCCGGGCGGGACGTGCTCTCCCTGGTCCGTGAGGTCGGCGCCGACACCATCGCGGTCTGCGGCTCGGCCAGCGCCGAACCCGGCGAACTGCGCCGCCTCGCCTGGCAGCTCGAAGGCACCGGCGTGGACCTGGTGGTCGCCCCGCAGCTCACCGACATTGCCGGCCCCCGTGTGCACATCCGCCCGATCGAGGGCCTGCCACTTCTGCACGTCGAGGAGCCGACCCTCTCCGGCCCCGGCTGGCTGATCAAGAACCTGATGGACCGGGCCGCGGCCGCGTTCGGCCTGCTGCTGATCAGCCCGATCCTGGCGGTCATCGCGCTCGGTATCCGGCTCTCCGACCCCGGGCCGGTCTTCTTCCGGCAGACCCGGGTGGGCCACGACGGGCGTACTTTCAAAGTCTGGAAGTTCCGGACGATGTACCAGGACGCCGAAGAGCGCAAGGCCACGCTTGAGGAACTCAACGAGTCCGACGGCATGCTCTTCAAGATGAAGCACGACCCGCGGATCTTCGCCTTCGGGCAGAAACTGCGGGCCACCTCCCTCGATGAGCTGCCCCAGCTGATCAACGTGCTCAAGGGCGAGATGTCGCTGGTCGGTCCCCGCCCGCTGCCCGCGGACGACGGCGACTACCTCGGTGACGTCCGCCGGCGGCTCCTGGTGCGGCCCGGCATCACCGGACTGTGGCAGGTCAGCGGACGATCCGACCTGTCCTGGGACGAGGCGGTCCGGCTGGATCTCTACTACGTGGACAACTGGTCCCTGACGTACGACCTGAGCATCCTGTGGCGCACCATCTTCGTGGTCTTGAAGCGCAAGGGTGCCTACTGA
- a CDS encoding sensor histidine kinase: protein MTGQIGSVLAVLAVLAALAAAVVAVLRLRARRGIATAMQRATYDVLHTASLAAEPLRAGLSPAAASKAVRHLRVLVGAVGLAIVDGERCLAYDGRGAHHEDQLIAAARRAVATQRSVVLNSSELPCDRVDCVVRGAVVAPMTGPGGAARAALVAVGDDQPAPGLVQATLETARWAGSQIALAELDSSRERLARAEVRALRAQISPHFIYNALTAIASFVRTDPERARELILEFAEFTRYSFRAHGEFTTLAEELRSIDRYLTIERARFGDRLQVRLQIAPEVLPVGLPFLCLQPLVENAVRHGLSRKPGVGMVSIEARDAGAECHITVEDDGVGMDPALFGAPLETEDGEHVGLVNVDERLRAVFGDHHGLVVETAPGAGTKVSMRVPKFHPQVRA, encoded by the coding sequence GTGACCGGGCAGATCGGAAGTGTGCTGGCGGTGCTGGCCGTGTTGGCTGCCCTCGCCGCCGCGGTGGTGGCCGTGCTGCGCCTGCGGGCCCGGCGCGGCATCGCCACCGCCATGCAGCGGGCCACCTACGACGTGCTGCACACCGCCTCGCTGGCCGCTGAGCCGCTGCGAGCCGGTCTCAGCCCGGCGGCGGCGTCCAAGGCGGTCCGGCATCTGCGGGTGCTGGTCGGGGCGGTCGGGCTGGCGATCGTCGACGGCGAGCGCTGCCTGGCCTACGACGGTCGCGGCGCCCACCACGAGGACCAGCTGATCGCCGCTGCCCGGCGGGCCGTGGCGACGCAGCGTTCGGTCGTGCTCAACAGTTCCGAGCTGCCCTGCGATCGGGTCGACTGCGTGGTGCGCGGCGCGGTGGTCGCGCCGATGACCGGGCCGGGCGGGGCCGCGCGGGCCGCCCTGGTGGCCGTCGGTGACGACCAGCCGGCTCCCGGCCTGGTGCAGGCAACCCTGGAGACGGCTCGCTGGGCCGGTTCGCAGATCGCGCTGGCCGAGCTGGACTCCTCCCGGGAACGGCTGGCCCGAGCCGAAGTACGGGCGTTACGAGCCCAGATCAGCCCGCACTTCATCTACAACGCGCTGACCGCGATCGCTTCGTTCGTGCGCACCGACCCGGAACGGGCCCGGGAGCTGATCCTGGAGTTCGCCGAGTTCACCCGCTACTCGTTCCGGGCGCACGGCGAGTTCACCACGCTCGCCGAGGAACTCCGGTCGATCGACCGCTACCTCACCATCGAACGGGCCCGGTTCGGCGACCGTCTGCAGGTGCGGCTCCAGATCGCCCCCGAGGTGCTGCCCGTCGGCCTGCCGTTCCTGTGCCTGCAGCCGCTGGTGGAGAACGCGGTGCGGCACGGCCTGTCCCGCAAGCCCGGCGTCGGTATGGTGAGCATCGAAGCCCGTGATGCCGGAGCGGAGTGCCACATCACGGTGGAGGACGACGGGGTCGGCATGGATCCCGCGCTGTTCGGAGCCCCCTTGGAGACTGAGGACGGCGAACATGTCGGCCTGGTCAATGTGGACGAGCGATTGCGGGCGGTGTTCGGCGATCATCACGGGCTGGTGGTGGAGACCGCGCCCGGCGCGGGGACGAAAGTGAGCATGCGGGTGCCGAAGTTCCATCCCCAGGTGCGGGCATGA
- a CDS encoding LytR/AlgR family response regulator transcription factor translates to MSLVVLAVDDEPPALDELAYLLNADGRVAHVHRAGDATEALRVLRDTEVDAVFLDIRMPGLDGMELARILRRFAQPPAIVFVTAYDDGAVDAFDLGVTDYVRKPVRAERLGESLRRVAGLRAVPSPPQDEPAIPVELAGTTRMLPRSSVRWVEAQGDYARLHIGETSHLVRVSLATLAERWANAGFVRIHRSYLVQLRLVTELRLTGSGYVVAVDGVELPVSRRHTRELKDRLIRAAKHDWTR, encoded by the coding sequence ATGAGCCTTGTCGTGCTCGCTGTCGACGACGAGCCCCCGGCTTTGGACGAGCTGGCCTATCTGCTGAACGCGGACGGCCGGGTCGCCCACGTGCACCGGGCCGGCGACGCCACCGAGGCGCTGCGGGTGCTGCGGGACACCGAGGTCGACGCGGTGTTCCTGGACATCCGGATGCCCGGCCTGGACGGGATGGAACTGGCCCGGATACTGCGCCGGTTCGCCCAGCCGCCCGCGATCGTGTTCGTGACCGCCTACGACGACGGTGCGGTCGACGCCTTCGACCTGGGCGTCACCGACTACGTGCGCAAGCCGGTCCGCGCCGAACGCCTCGGCGAGTCGCTGCGCCGGGTGGCCGGGCTGCGGGCGGTGCCGTCCCCACCGCAGGACGAGCCGGCCATCCCGGTCGAGCTGGCCGGCACCACCCGGATGCTGCCCCGTTCGTCGGTGCGGTGGGTCGAGGCGCAGGGCGACTACGCACGGTTACACATCGGAGAGACTTCCCATCTGGTACGGGTATCGCTGGCCACCCTGGCCGAACGCTGGGCCAACGCCGGTTTCGTTCGCATCCACCGCTCCTACCTGGTCCAGTTGCGCCTGGTGACCGAGCTGCGCCTGACCGGCTCCGGTTACGTGGTGGCAGTGGACGGTGTGGAACTCCCGGTAAGCCGCCGCCACACCCGAGAGCTGAAGGACCGCCTGATCCGAGCCGCCAAACACGACTGGACCCGCTGA